The following are encoded together in the Triticum dicoccoides isolate Atlit2015 ecotype Zavitan chromosome 6B, WEW_v2.0, whole genome shotgun sequence genome:
- the LOC119324156 gene encoding protein CUP-SHAPED COTYLEDON 2-like, whose product MGLRDIEMMLPPGFRFYPSDEELVCHYLHGKVANQCFTGGATGTMVEVDLHVHEPWELPDVAKLSTNEWYFFSFRDRKYATGLRTNRATRSGYWKATGKDRVIHSPRSSSSGSGHAVIVGMRKTLVFHRGRAPNGTKTCWVMHEFRIENPHSPPKEDWVLCRVFHKKKADIEYAMDGEQELGGGGMAHGSAAVSVSNYVSPSFCGDPAPFPSPGAGSHHYQITSCDHELPDDAADVSLSNVDAFARMPQLLGYESIIDLSQQLQGGGSAAAGLRDGADDQCDGALMDLGLEEHYNYNSLM is encoded by the exons ATGGGGCTGCGGGACATCGAGATGATGCTGCCGCCGGGGTTCCGCTTCTACCCGAGCGACGAGGAGCTGGTGTGCCACTACCTGCACGGCAAGGTGGCCAACCAGTGCTTCACCGGAGGAGCCACCGGGACCATGGTCGAGGTCGATCTGCACGTCCACGAGCCATGGGAGCTGCCAG ACGTGGCGAAGCTGAGCACGAACGAGTGGTATTTCTTCAGCTTCCGTGACCGCAAGTACGCGACGGGGCTGCGCACGAACCGCGCCACCAGGTCCGGCTACTGGAAGGCTACTGGAAAGGACCGCGTCATCCACAGCCCGAGGTCGTCCTCATCCGGCTCTGGTCACGCCGTCATTGTCGGCATGCGCAAGACCCTCGTCTTTCACCGCGGTCGCGCCCCCAACGGCACCAAGACCTGCTGGGTCATGCACGAGTTCCGTATCGAGAACCCTCACTCCCCACCCAAG GAGGACTGGGTGCTGTGCAGAGTTTTCCACAAGAAGAAAGCCGACATTGAGTACGCCATGGACGGCGAGCAGGAGCTCGGCGGCGGTGGCATGGCTCACGGGTCTGCTGCCGTGAGCGTATCCAACTACGTAAGTCCCTCATTCTGCGGCGATCCAGCGCCGTTCCCTTCCCCTGGCGCCGGCAGCCACCATTACCAGATCACGTCCTGTGATCATGAGCTCCCCGACGACGCAGCAGACGTCTCGCTCAGCAATGTGGACGCTTTCGCCCGCATGCCGCAGCTGCTGGGCTACGAAAGTATCATTGACTTGAGCCAGCAACTCCAGGGCGGCGGCAGTGCAGCGGCAGGTTTGAGAGACGGCGCCGATGATCAGTGTGATGGGGCGCTGATGGACCTAGGGCTGGAGGAGCACTACAACTACAACAGCTTGATGTAG